A window of Rhododendron vialii isolate Sample 1 chromosome 11a, ASM3025357v1 contains these coding sequences:
- the LOC131308227 gene encoding filament-like plant protein 7 isoform X1, with protein MNTVEPASPFLAIPNQSEIMDNRTWLWRKRSSEKIIIATTTSNSSSKGNEEEMLPTEKEVNLERALGNLNENLASVLCELNAKDELLAQHAKMAEEANTDREKTEAEAVALKQELDKALEQKTDSNERLTQLNAALKESMQQLTSVREEQDQRIRDAVMKTSRELEKAQKKLEEKLTEKSKRLSNLTVENTRMSKTLLVNQKLIEDLSEHKYQAEAEFNALMARLDSVEKENAFLKYEFRMLEKELEMRNEESDFNRQSADVSHKQYMDSLKKNAKLETECQRLRILVRKRFPGPAALTKMKSEVEVVQRNQPDMRRRKPNLTMGSLVSRDSSSSLQNPNDIPNKISFLIDHLCDLEEENKTLKEVIAKKDDDLHFSEIVCNQTASKLSKIEAQLEKLSKGQKPMEITNSESWATALISELENFRDRSPKTPQECKSFGVSDMSLMDDFAEMEKLAIVTVGTPLGSSCASSDANNALALSLENSVGYDVDSRGKELVPVEQGQSNYNEREIQTNGVSSQEGYDWLQNVLNLILDQTRLSKRSSDDLLEDIKTALTYMKHSCASEESSKVPISGYITWKSPTVCPIVGLPNGVTQDVSSVREEIRRLSSSKSPSASELEGRVDGPFSESNGQKVRSEINLRKEYGLKDEFKNMESLQKEYEARLSLENEKREALMNQLQESERNLKDLKTELIFLKESKGIMVDQLEHQKLINEELDTQLTVAKAKLNEVVQKFSSLEVELDDKSHCCEELETTCLELQLQLESVNNNEVPKDSVDQEERLLQTGWEITTASAKLAECQETILSLGKQLKALSLPRDSTNTTAAAAINKTLSQRPSLRDQMLAEDGAKAKDPNYPETQEILSPIEAKKPSPLPSDNALFLAIVPSKKKGGGMGFLRKLLLRRKRGNSKKTSRSFTV; from the exons ATGAACACTGTTGAACCAGCATCTCCATTCCTTGCTATACCGAACCAG AGTGAAATCATGGACAACAGGACATGGCTTTGGAGGAAAAGATCATCAGAGAAGATTATTATTGCAACTACTACATCAAATTCCTCCTCAAAAGGAAATGAAGAAGAG ATGCTTCCAACTGAGAAAGAAGTCAATTTGGAAAGAGCACTGGGGAATTTAAATGAGAATTTAGCGTCCGTTCTCTGCGAGCTTAATGCTAAAGATGAGCTTTTGGCACAGCATGCAAAAATGGCGGAAGAAGCCAACACAG ACCGTGAGAAGACAGAGGCAGAGGCAGTGGCTCTAAAACAAGAACTTGACAAAGCTTTAGAACAGAAAACAGATTCAAATGAAAGGTTGACTCAGCTAAATGCTGCCTTGAAGGAATCCATGCAGCAATTGACTTCTGTACGAGAAGAACAGGACCAAAGGATACGGGACGCTGTTATGAAGACATCAAGAGAATTGGAGAAGGCGCAGAAAAAGTTAGAGGAGAAATTAACCGAAAAAAGTAAAAGGCTTTCAAACTTAACTGTTGAGAACACCCGTATGAGTAAGACTCTCCTAGTGAATCAGAAACTGATTGAAGATCTAAGTGAACACAAGTACCAAGCGGAAGCAGAGTTCAATGCACTAATGGCCAGACTAGACTcagtggaaaaagaaaatgctttTCTAAAGTATGAGTTTCGCATGCTTGAGAAGGAGCTTGAGATGCGAAATGAGGAGAGTGACTTTAACCGTCAATCTGCTGATGTATCCCATAAGCAATACATGGACAGTTTAAAGAAGAACGCGAAGTTGGAAACTGAATGTCAGAGATTACGAATCCTTGTGAGGAAGCGATTTCCGGGTCCTGCTGCTTTGACAAAGATGAAGAGTGAGGTTGAAGTTGTGCAAAGGAATCAGCCAGATATGAGAAGGAGAAAGCCGAATCTTACAATGGGAAGCCTTGTTTCGAGGGACTCCAGTTCTAGTCTACAAAACCCTAATGACATACCAAATAAGATTAGTTTCTTGATCGACCACCTGTGTGatttggaagaagaaaacaagacaCTCAAAGAAGTTATAGCCAAGAAAGATGATGATCTTCATTTTTCAGAAATCGTCTGTAATCAAACGGCTTCCAAATTATCAAAGATTGAAGCACAGCTTGAAAAGCTGTCAAAAGGTCAGAAACCTATGGAGATCACCAATTCCGAGTCATGGGCTACTGCTTTAATTTCAGAACTTGAAAACTTCAGAGATCGGAGTCCCAAAACTCCACAAGAATGCAAAAGTTTTGGAGTTTCAGACATGAGTTTAATGGATGACTTTGCTGAAATGGAGAAACTAGCAATAGTCACTGTTGGAACTCCACTGGGGTCTTCTTGTGCTTCTTCCGATGCAAATAATGCTTTAGCGCTTTCGTTGGAGAATTCGGTTGGATATGATGTAGATTCTAGAGGTAAGGAACTAGTGCCAGTGGAACAAGGTCAATCCAATTACAATGAACGGGAAATCCAAACAAATGGTGTATCAAGTCAAGAAGGCTATGATTGGCTTCAGAATGTTCTGAACTTGATATTAGATCAAACCCGTTTATCAAAAAGAAGTTCCGATGATCTTCTTGAGGATATTAAAACGGCTTTGACTTATATGAAGCATTCTTGTGCTAGTGAAGAAAGTTCGAAGGTCCCCATCAGTGGCTATATCACTTGGAAATCTCCGACTGTATGCCCAATCGTGGGTTTACCCAATGGAGTTACTCAAGATGTTTCAAGTGTGAGAGAGGAAATCAGGCGTTTGAGTTCCAGTAAATCTCCAAGTGCAAGTGAGCTTGAAGGTAGGGTAGATGGCCCATTTTCAGAATCCAATGGCCAAAAAGTTAGATCTGAAATCAATTTGAGGAAAGAGTATGGACTAAAAGATGAGTTCAAGAATATGGAGTCTTTGCAGAAAGAGTACGAAGCAAGGCTAAGTTTAGAAAATGAGAAGAGAGAGGCCTTGATGAATCAACTTCAGGAATCAGAGCGAAATCTTAAAGACTTGAAGACagaactaatttttttgaaagaatcaAAAGGAATAATGGTGGATCAGCTCGAACACCAAAAGCTAATAAATGAGGAACTTGATACCCAACTGACTGTAGCGAAAGCTAAACTAAATGAGGTTGTTCAGAAGTTTTCGTCTCTTGAAGTAGAACTGGACGATAAAAGTCACTGTTGCGAAGAGCTGGAAACAACGTGCCTTGAGCTTCAACTCCAGCTGGAAAG TGTTAACAACAACGAAGTTCCAAAAGACAGCGTGGACCAGGAGGAAAGGCTACTTCAAACT GGGTGGGAGATCACAACTGCTTCGGCAAAGTTAGCAGAGTGCCAAGAAACAATTTTAAGTCTGGGGAAACAGTTAAAGGCTCTCTCTTTGCCAAGGGATTCTACCAACACTACTGCTGCAGCTGCCATCAACAAGACGTTGAGCCAGCGTCCATCCCTCCGTGATCAAATGCTAGCCGAGGACGGTGCTAAAGCAAAGGATCCAAATTACCCGGAGACACAAGAAATTCTGAGCCCCATAGAAGCAAAGAAACCATCCCCTTTGCCCTCTGACAATGCCTTATTTCTGGCAATTGTTCCGAGTAAGAAAAAGGGAGGAGGGATGGGTTTCCTGAGGAAACTTCTACTCAGACGGAAGAGAGGGAATAGTAAAAAGACATCTCGATCCTTTACCGTGTAA
- the LOC131308227 gene encoding filament-like plant protein 7 isoform X2, producing MDNRTWLWRKRSSEKIIIATTTSNSSSKGNEEEMLPTEKEVNLERALGNLNENLASVLCELNAKDELLAQHAKMAEEANTDREKTEAEAVALKQELDKALEQKTDSNERLTQLNAALKESMQQLTSVREEQDQRIRDAVMKTSRELEKAQKKLEEKLTEKSKRLSNLTVENTRMSKTLLVNQKLIEDLSEHKYQAEAEFNALMARLDSVEKENAFLKYEFRMLEKELEMRNEESDFNRQSADVSHKQYMDSLKKNAKLETECQRLRILVRKRFPGPAALTKMKSEVEVVQRNQPDMRRRKPNLTMGSLVSRDSSSSLQNPNDIPNKISFLIDHLCDLEEENKTLKEVIAKKDDDLHFSEIVCNQTASKLSKIEAQLEKLSKGQKPMEITNSESWATALISELENFRDRSPKTPQECKSFGVSDMSLMDDFAEMEKLAIVTVGTPLGSSCASSDANNALALSLENSVGYDVDSRGKELVPVEQGQSNYNEREIQTNGVSSQEGYDWLQNVLNLILDQTRLSKRSSDDLLEDIKTALTYMKHSCASEESSKVPISGYITWKSPTVCPIVGLPNGVTQDVSSVREEIRRLSSSKSPSASELEGRVDGPFSESNGQKVRSEINLRKEYGLKDEFKNMESLQKEYEARLSLENEKREALMNQLQESERNLKDLKTELIFLKESKGIMVDQLEHQKLINEELDTQLTVAKAKLNEVVQKFSSLEVELDDKSHCCEELETTCLELQLQLESVNNNEVPKDSVDQEERLLQTGWEITTASAKLAECQETILSLGKQLKALSLPRDSTNTTAAAAINKTLSQRPSLRDQMLAEDGAKAKDPNYPETQEILSPIEAKKPSPLPSDNALFLAIVPSKKKGGGMGFLRKLLLRRKRGNSKKTSRSFTV from the exons ATGGACAACAGGACATGGCTTTGGAGGAAAAGATCATCAGAGAAGATTATTATTGCAACTACTACATCAAATTCCTCCTCAAAAGGAAATGAAGAAGAG ATGCTTCCAACTGAGAAAGAAGTCAATTTGGAAAGAGCACTGGGGAATTTAAATGAGAATTTAGCGTCCGTTCTCTGCGAGCTTAATGCTAAAGATGAGCTTTTGGCACAGCATGCAAAAATGGCGGAAGAAGCCAACACAG ACCGTGAGAAGACAGAGGCAGAGGCAGTGGCTCTAAAACAAGAACTTGACAAAGCTTTAGAACAGAAAACAGATTCAAATGAAAGGTTGACTCAGCTAAATGCTGCCTTGAAGGAATCCATGCAGCAATTGACTTCTGTACGAGAAGAACAGGACCAAAGGATACGGGACGCTGTTATGAAGACATCAAGAGAATTGGAGAAGGCGCAGAAAAAGTTAGAGGAGAAATTAACCGAAAAAAGTAAAAGGCTTTCAAACTTAACTGTTGAGAACACCCGTATGAGTAAGACTCTCCTAGTGAATCAGAAACTGATTGAAGATCTAAGTGAACACAAGTACCAAGCGGAAGCAGAGTTCAATGCACTAATGGCCAGACTAGACTcagtggaaaaagaaaatgctttTCTAAAGTATGAGTTTCGCATGCTTGAGAAGGAGCTTGAGATGCGAAATGAGGAGAGTGACTTTAACCGTCAATCTGCTGATGTATCCCATAAGCAATACATGGACAGTTTAAAGAAGAACGCGAAGTTGGAAACTGAATGTCAGAGATTACGAATCCTTGTGAGGAAGCGATTTCCGGGTCCTGCTGCTTTGACAAAGATGAAGAGTGAGGTTGAAGTTGTGCAAAGGAATCAGCCAGATATGAGAAGGAGAAAGCCGAATCTTACAATGGGAAGCCTTGTTTCGAGGGACTCCAGTTCTAGTCTACAAAACCCTAATGACATACCAAATAAGATTAGTTTCTTGATCGACCACCTGTGTGatttggaagaagaaaacaagacaCTCAAAGAAGTTATAGCCAAGAAAGATGATGATCTTCATTTTTCAGAAATCGTCTGTAATCAAACGGCTTCCAAATTATCAAAGATTGAAGCACAGCTTGAAAAGCTGTCAAAAGGTCAGAAACCTATGGAGATCACCAATTCCGAGTCATGGGCTACTGCTTTAATTTCAGAACTTGAAAACTTCAGAGATCGGAGTCCCAAAACTCCACAAGAATGCAAAAGTTTTGGAGTTTCAGACATGAGTTTAATGGATGACTTTGCTGAAATGGAGAAACTAGCAATAGTCACTGTTGGAACTCCACTGGGGTCTTCTTGTGCTTCTTCCGATGCAAATAATGCTTTAGCGCTTTCGTTGGAGAATTCGGTTGGATATGATGTAGATTCTAGAGGTAAGGAACTAGTGCCAGTGGAACAAGGTCAATCCAATTACAATGAACGGGAAATCCAAACAAATGGTGTATCAAGTCAAGAAGGCTATGATTGGCTTCAGAATGTTCTGAACTTGATATTAGATCAAACCCGTTTATCAAAAAGAAGTTCCGATGATCTTCTTGAGGATATTAAAACGGCTTTGACTTATATGAAGCATTCTTGTGCTAGTGAAGAAAGTTCGAAGGTCCCCATCAGTGGCTATATCACTTGGAAATCTCCGACTGTATGCCCAATCGTGGGTTTACCCAATGGAGTTACTCAAGATGTTTCAAGTGTGAGAGAGGAAATCAGGCGTTTGAGTTCCAGTAAATCTCCAAGTGCAAGTGAGCTTGAAGGTAGGGTAGATGGCCCATTTTCAGAATCCAATGGCCAAAAAGTTAGATCTGAAATCAATTTGAGGAAAGAGTATGGACTAAAAGATGAGTTCAAGAATATGGAGTCTTTGCAGAAAGAGTACGAAGCAAGGCTAAGTTTAGAAAATGAGAAGAGAGAGGCCTTGATGAATCAACTTCAGGAATCAGAGCGAAATCTTAAAGACTTGAAGACagaactaatttttttgaaagaatcaAAAGGAATAATGGTGGATCAGCTCGAACACCAAAAGCTAATAAATGAGGAACTTGATACCCAACTGACTGTAGCGAAAGCTAAACTAAATGAGGTTGTTCAGAAGTTTTCGTCTCTTGAAGTAGAACTGGACGATAAAAGTCACTGTTGCGAAGAGCTGGAAACAACGTGCCTTGAGCTTCAACTCCAGCTGGAAAG TGTTAACAACAACGAAGTTCCAAAAGACAGCGTGGACCAGGAGGAAAGGCTACTTCAAACT GGGTGGGAGATCACAACTGCTTCGGCAAAGTTAGCAGAGTGCCAAGAAACAATTTTAAGTCTGGGGAAACAGTTAAAGGCTCTCTCTTTGCCAAGGGATTCTACCAACACTACTGCTGCAGCTGCCATCAACAAGACGTTGAGCCAGCGTCCATCCCTCCGTGATCAAATGCTAGCCGAGGACGGTGCTAAAGCAAAGGATCCAAATTACCCGGAGACACAAGAAATTCTGAGCCCCATAGAAGCAAAGAAACCATCCCCTTTGCCCTCTGACAATGCCTTATTTCTGGCAATTGTTCCGAGTAAGAAAAAGGGAGGAGGGATGGGTTTCCTGAGGAAACTTCTACTCAGACGGAAGAGAGGGAATAGTAAAAAGACATCTCGATCCTTTACCGTGTAA
- the LOC131308232 gene encoding wax ester synthase/diacylglycerol acyltransferase 5-like, which translates to MGNSEEERDEPLTPAGRLFLRPEMNQIIHCIIGCKNPIDVAAVRSEITKSVMIQHPRFSSLMVRNSRGREHWRKTQIDVDRHVIVFEDPVAGAGDEEAVNDYVADLAVSSPLSPDKPLWEIHILRAHNCIVFRIHHALGDGISLMSMLLECCRKADEPDQRPTISFVGTSSNSSSNRINQRRKLWKVVVGMLMGLVFIVEFVLRSLWVKDRKTTVSGGAGVELWPRKLATAKFRLDDMKMVKEAVADATINDVLFGVISCGLSRYLDSRSPKALRDGVQITGLSMVNLRKQPGLQELSDMMKGNSGIRWGNKFGMLLLPVYYHHGGADPLQYVKRAKQMIDLKKQSLEAHFSYNVGYLAMSCFGPKVASWLNYRIVCNTTFTISNVIGPKEEIAIVGNPVKYLRVTNTSLPHAITMHMLSYAGRADMQILVAKDIVPDPQVLAKCFENALHQMKEAATQE; encoded by the exons atGGGCAACTCGGAAGAAGAGAGAGACGAGCCGCTGACGCCGGCGGGCAGGCTGTTCCTCAGGCCCGAAATGAACCAAATAATCCACTGCATCATCGGTTGCAAGAACCCAATCGACGTGGCGGCCGTCAGATCCGAGATCACAAAATCCGTCATGATACAACACCCCCGATTCTCCAGCCTCATGGTCCGAAACTCTCGCGGTCGAGAACACTGGCGCAAGACCCAAATTGACGTTGACCGCCACGTCATCGTCTTCGAAGACCCCGTCGCCGGCGCCGGCGACGAAGAGGCGGTGAACGACTACGTCGCCGATCTTGCCGTCTCGTCGCCGCTCAGCCCCGACAAGCCGCTGTGGGAG ATACACATATTGAGGGCTCACAATTGCATTGTTTTCCGGATCCACCACGCGTTGGGGGATGGAATTTCGCTGATGTCAATGCTTCTGGAGTGTTGTCGAAAGGCAGATGAACCGGACCAGAGGCCGACTATCAGTTTTGTGGGTACTTCTTCTAATTCGTCTTCGAACCGGATAAATCAGAGGAGAAAGTTGTGGAAGGTGGTGGTGGGAATGTTGATGGGGCTGGTTTTTATTGTAGAGTTCGTGTTGAGGTCTTTGTGGGTTAAAGACCGGAAGACCACCGTGAGCGGTGGTGCTGGGGTGGAGCTGTGGCCGAGAAAGCTTGCTACGGCGAAGTTTCGGTTGGACGATATGAAGATGGTGAAAGAAGCCGTAGCTGACGCG ACTATTAACGATGTGCTTTTCGGCGTAATTTCATGCGGTCTATCAAGATATTTGGATTCGCGATCCCCAAAAG CTCTTAGAGATGGCGTTCAAATTACGGGCCTATCCATGGTTAACTTGAGGAAACAACCAGGATTACAG GAACTTTCGGATATGATGAAGGGCAATTCAGGAATTCGGTGGGGTAACAAATTTGGTATGCTTCTCTTACCTGTTTATTATCATCATGGTGGAGCTGATCCTCTCCAGTATGTGAAGAGAGCCAAACAAATGATTGACCTGAAGAAACAGTCTCTAGAGGCTCACTTCTCTTACAACGTTGGTTATCTTGCCATGTCCTGTTTTGGACCAAAG GTTGCAAGCTGGCTTAACTACAGGATTGTTTGCAACACAACCTTTACTATCTCAAATGTGATTGGCCCAAAAGAGGAGATTGCAATTGTCGGCAATCCAGTAAAGTATTTGAGGGTGACTAACACTAGCCTGCCCCAT GCGATCACAATGCACATGTTGAGCTATGCTGGAAGAGCTGATATGCAAATATTAGTGGCAAAAGATATCGTACCAGACCCACAAGTTCTAGcaaagtgttttgaaaatgcACTTCACCAAATGAAGGAGGCTGCAACTCAAGAATGA
- the LOC131308231 gene encoding wax ester synthase/diacylglycerol acyltransferase 11-like — protein MSNSEVERDEPLTPAGRMFLTPEMHQIIHCIMGCENLIDVAAFKAGITNSVMIQLPRFSSLMVRNSHGREHWRKTQVDVDRHVIVVEAPVFDAREGDEVNDEEAVNDYVADLSVSSPLSPDKPLWEAHLLRAHNYIVFRIHHALGDGILLMSTLLECCRRANEPYQRPSIGSVDTSSDPSSNRVNKRRELWKVVVGMLMGLVFIVEFVLRALWVKDKRTAISGGAGVKLWPRKLATAKFRLDDMKAVKKAVVDATINDVLFGVISFGLSRYLDLQSPKALQDGVQITGLSMVNLRKQPGLQELSDMMKGNSGIRWGNKIGALLLPVYYHQGGADPLRYVKRAKQMIDLKKQSLEAHFSYNIGYLAMSCFGPKVASLLNYRIVCNTTFLISNVIGPKEEISIFGHPVKYLRVNNTSLPHAITMHMVSYAGRADMQILVAKDVIPDPQVLAKCFEDGLHQMKEAATKE, from the exons atgagCAACTCAGAAGTAGAGAGAGACGAGCCACTAACCCCGGCAGGCCGGATGTTCCTCACACCCGAAATGCACCAAATAATCCACTGCATCATGGGTTGCGAAAACCTGATCGATGTCGCGGCCTTCAAAGCTGGAATCACCAATTCCGTCATGATCCAACTCCCCCGATTCTCCAGCCTCATGGTCCGAAACTCTCACGGTCGCGAACACTGGCGCAAAACCCAAGTAGACGTCGACCGCCACGTCATTGTTGTCGAAGCCCCCGTCTTCGACGCCCGCGAAGGCGATGAAGTGAATGACGAAGAAGCTGTGAACGACTACGTCGCTGATCTCTCAGTCTCTTCGCCTCTCAGCCCTGACAAGCCGCTGTGGGAG GCACACCTGTTGAGGGCTCACAATTACATTGTTTTTCGAATCCACCATGCATTGGGGGATGGCATTTTGCTGATGTCAACGCTTCTGGAGTGTTGTCGGAGGGCCAATGAACCATATCAGAGGCCAAGTATCGGTTCGGTGGATACTTCTTCTGATCCGTCCTCGAACCGAGTGAACAAGAGGAGGGAGTTATGGAAGGTAGTGGTGGGGATGTTGATGGGGTTGGTTTTTATTGTGGAGTTCGTGTTGAGGGCTTTGTGGGTTAAAGACAAGAGGACGGCCATAAGCGGTGGTGCTGGGGTAAAGCTGTGGCCGAGGAAGCTTGCCACAGCGAAGTTTCGGTTGGATGATATGAAGGCGGTAAAAAAAGCCGTTGTTGATGCG ACTATTAACGATGTACTTTTCGGCGTAATTTCATTTGGACTATCAAGATATTTGGATTTGCAATCCCCAAAAG CTCTTCAAGACGGCGTTCAAATTACGGGCCTATCCATGGTTAATTTGAGGAAACAGCCAGGATTACAG GAACTTTCGGATATGATGAAGGGCAATTCAGGAATTCGCTGGGGTAACAAAATTGGTGCGCTTCTCTTACCTGTTTATTATCATCAAGGTGGAGCTGATCCTCTCCGGTATGTGAAGAGAGCCAAACAAATGATTGACCTGAAGAAACAGTCTCTAGAGGCTCACTTCTCTTACAACATAGGTTATCTTGCCATGTCCTGTTTCGGACCAAAG GTTGCAAGCTTGCTTAACTACAGGATTGTATGCAACACGacctttttaatttcaaatgtGATTGGCCCAAAAGAGGAGATCTCAATTTTCGGCCATCCTGTGAAGTATTTGAGGGTGAATAACACCAGCCTACCCCAT GCAATCACAATGCACATGGTGAGCTATGCAGGAAGAGCTGATATGCAAATATTAGTGGCAAAAGATGTCATACCTGACCCACAAGTTCTAGCGAAGTGTTTTGAAGATGGCCTGCACCAAATGAAGGAGGCTGCAACTAAAGAATGA